A window from Culex pipiens pallens isolate TS chromosome 3, TS_CPP_V2, whole genome shotgun sequence encodes these proteins:
- the LOC120421434 gene encoding uncharacterized protein LOC120421434, which yields MELFRKVPAVVRASKVQVLNRVRWLWEDLPDGYDSFWFLDIYLAVAAVRFVPKNVRQQAGWYLYQTMALYQMIIGLLDMIYALQNLTDVLAAIWYTMSFFAILLCLVKHYIVLRHYEAIHELRIFLNQQSFCSGDPAFDGKIRKRSYTVCQLLIMTVLCVIVLQQISIWIPTSQRDRTFSIPPWMSSYCGVFFSFILQILYFGTFTVIWVSKLFSCTVVASILIIRVKTEQEILAKNFELMMQTCLEENFFGSYQNSNRARKQFWDHTKNHLKTVLDQQHELLKHLEQLKSLVEPLFFFIYYASLIIVGTVFVVILREPLSFMTMVILSSTTISALECYCLCYLLDSFKDVNETITDHMFCFCSQLPHSGDHHADYVDVRATLMVVGYFCRHGMSFQCAGIGDISSAVFADLVNISYSVLTFLLNML from the exons ATGGAACTCTTCCGCAAAGTTCCTGCAGTGGTGCGAGCCTCCAAGGTTCAAGTTCTCAACCGAGTTCGTTGGCTGTGGGAGGACCTTCCGGACGGTTACGATTCCTTCTGGTTTTTGGACATTTATCTAGCGGTCGCGG CGGTTCGATTCGTGCCAAAGAATGTCCGACAACAAGCTGGTTGGTATCTGTATCAGACGATGGCCCTCTACCAAATGATTATCGGACTGCTGGACATGATCTACGCCTTGCAAAATTTGACAGACGTCTTGGCCGCAATCTGGTACACGATGTCATTCTTCGCGATACTTTTGTGTCTTGTCAAGCATTACATTGTGCTACGACACTACGAGGCCATTCATGAGCTACGTATTTTTCTCAACCAGCAAAGCTTCTGCTCAGGAGATCCAGCATTCGACGGTAAAATCCGGAAACGGTCATATACAGTCTGTCAGTTGTTAATCATGACAGTTCTCTGCGTAATTGTGCTACAACAGATTTCAATATGGATTCCCACCAGTCAACGCGATCGAACCTTCAGCATTCCTCCTTGGATGAGCTCATATTGCGGAGTGTTTTTCAGCTTCATTCTACAAATTCTTTATTTTGGAACATTCACTGTGATTTGGGTGTCCAAACTTTTCAGCTGCACTGTCGTTGCATCAATTCTCATTATTCGAGTAAAAACTGAACAGGAAATTCTggccaaaaactttgagctgaTGATGCAAACCTGTTTGGAAGAGAATTTCTTTGGAAGCTACCAGAACTCTAACCGAGCTCGGAAACAATTTTGGGATCACaccaaaaatcatttgaaaacagTTCTCGATCAACAACACGAATTACTGAA ACACCTTGAACAGCTGAAATCTCTCGTTGAACCACTGTTTTTCTTCATCTACTACGCCTCGCTAATCATCGTCGGAACCGTGTTCGTCGTGATCCTCAGAGAACCGCTCTCCTTCATGACGATGGTCATCCTTTCGTCAACCACAATCAGCGCCCTGGAGTGTTACTGTTTGTGTTACCTGCTGGATTCCTTCAAGGATGTC AACGAAACGATCACCGACCACATGTTTTGCTTCTGCTCCCAGCTGCCCCACTCCGGGGATCACCACGCGGACTACGTGGACGTGCGCGCCACCCTCATGGTGGTGGGCTACTTTTGCCGCCACGGAATGTCCTTTCAGTGTGCTGGGATCGGGGACATTTCGTCGGCGGTGTTCGCCGACCTGGTCAACATTTCCTACTCGGTGCTGACGTTTTTGCTGAACATGCTGTGA